The Desulfitobacterium chlororespirans DSM 11544 genome window below encodes:
- the fdhF gene encoding formate dehydrogenase subunit alpha has translation MEWLNLTIDEKEVVVPKGSTVLEACRMHDIPIPTLCQDPELTNAGACRLCIVEIAGMRNLPPSCVTQVTQGMVVKTQTPKVRKSRKVILELLVANHPLDCMTCQKMGDCALAQYAYEYGVTGEDYRGERRELPLDDSNPFILRDPNKCILCGKCVRACEEIQGRSVLDFFKRGFDSQVGPAFDVPYSESECVFCGSCVSVCPVGALVEKKMVGQARAWNIEKVQTTCPFCGTGCNFDLNVSNGKVIGVTSNPEAPVNGKALCVKGRFGMDLIHSPQRLTTPLIKKDGEFVPAGWDEALDLIAAKFSQIKEDYGPDSFAALSSARCTNEENYLMQKFMRAVIGTNNVDHCARTUHAPTVAGLATSFGSGAMTNSINEIPNAEVMFVIGSNTTEAHPIIGTKMKQALARGAKLIVADPREIELARDAHIWMRLKPGTDIALINGIMNIIVENGWEDRAFIEERTEGYQELRENLKKFPPEEVSKITGVPVELMAEAARLYTSVERAQIFYTLGITEHVCGTDNVMSLANLAMLTGNIGKESSGVNPLRGQNNVQGACDMGALPNVYPGYQSVTNSEARAKFEEAWGVSLNPNQGFMIPDMFDSAVKKELRAMYIMGEDPVLTDADANHVRKGLGALDFLVVQNIFMSETAELADVILPGASFAEKDGTFTNTERRVQRVNRAIKPIANTKADWEIICELANRMGYPMTYPSPAEIMLEVASLAPQFAGITYERLGKKGLQWPVPHAEHLGTKFLHAGKFTRGKGVFMVIEHQLPDELPDEEYPFLLTTGRKLQHYNISTRFSAALDEHAPEELAELNPKDARRLGIQDGEKIKVVSRRGEVVTKVWVTKRVPPGVLFMTLHYRESPTNVLTNGAYDKVTKTYEYKVCGVRVEALK, from the coding sequence GTGGAATGGCTCAACTTAACCATTGACGAAAAAGAAGTTGTCGTACCCAAAGGAAGCACGGTCTTGGAAGCATGCCGTATGCACGATATTCCGATTCCAACCCTTTGCCAGGATCCGGAACTCACCAATGCCGGGGCATGCCGCCTTTGTATTGTTGAGATCGCAGGAATGCGCAATCTGCCGCCTTCCTGCGTTACCCAGGTGACCCAGGGGATGGTTGTGAAGACTCAGACACCAAAGGTGCGCAAGTCCCGCAAGGTGATTCTGGAGCTCTTAGTGGCGAACCACCCTTTGGATTGCATGACCTGTCAGAAGATGGGAGATTGTGCGCTGGCTCAGTATGCCTATGAATATGGTGTGACTGGCGAAGATTACCGGGGAGAACGGCGTGAGCTGCCTCTTGATGACAGCAACCCCTTTATTCTCAGAGATCCGAATAAATGTATTCTCTGCGGCAAATGTGTGCGGGCCTGTGAAGAGATTCAGGGGCGAAGTGTGTTGGATTTCTTTAAGCGGGGGTTTGACTCCCAAGTGGGACCGGCCTTTGATGTTCCTTATAGTGAATCGGAATGCGTTTTCTGCGGTTCCTGTGTTTCGGTTTGCCCGGTGGGGGCCTTGGTGGAGAAAAAGATGGTCGGCCAGGCGCGGGCCTGGAATATTGAGAAAGTACAGACCACCTGCCCTTTCTGCGGCACAGGCTGTAATTTTGATTTAAATGTCAGCAATGGCAAAGTGATCGGGGTAACCTCCAATCCGGAGGCACCGGTGAATGGTAAAGCCCTTTGTGTCAAGGGCCGTTTTGGTATGGACTTGATCCACAGCCCCCAGCGTCTGACCACCCCTTTGATTAAAAAGGATGGGGAATTCGTCCCGGCAGGCTGGGATGAAGCCCTTGATTTAATAGCCGCAAAGTTCTCCCAGATCAAAGAGGACTATGGGCCAGATTCTTTTGCAGCACTGAGTTCGGCCCGCTGTACTAATGAAGAAAATTACCTGATGCAAAAATTTATGCGCGCAGTGATCGGAACCAATAATGTTGATCACTGCGCCCGTACCTGACACGCTCCCACTGTGGCAGGTCTTGCCACTTCATTTGGTTCAGGAGCGATGACTAATTCTATCAATGAAATCCCTAATGCTGAAGTCATGTTTGTGATTGGTTCCAATACGACAGAAGCCCATCCGATTATCGGCACCAAGATGAAGCAGGCTCTGGCTCGGGGCGCCAAGCTTATTGTTGCTGATCCACGGGAGATCGAGCTGGCCAGGGATGCTCATATCTGGATGAGATTGAAACCAGGTACGGATATTGCCCTGATCAACGGGATCATGAACATCATTGTTGAGAATGGCTGGGAGGATCGTGCTTTTATTGAGGAACGAACCGAAGGCTATCAAGAACTCCGGGAAAATCTCAAGAAATTCCCGCCGGAAGAAGTCAGCAAAATTACTGGAGTTCCCGTGGAGCTGATGGCAGAAGCTGCCCGTCTCTACACCAGTGTGGAGCGAGCTCAGATTTTCTACACTCTGGGAATCACGGAACATGTTTGTGGTACGGATAATGTTATGTCCCTGGCCAATCTGGCCATGCTGACCGGAAATATCGGCAAAGAAAGCTCCGGGGTCAACCCGCTGCGAGGGCAGAACAATGTACAGGGAGCCTGCGACATGGGAGCTCTGCCCAATGTTTACCCCGGCTATCAGAGTGTTACCAACTCAGAAGCGCGGGCTAAGTTTGAAGAGGCCTGGGGAGTTTCCCTTAATCCCAATCAGGGCTTCATGATTCCGGATATGTTTGATTCAGCGGTCAAGAAAGAATTGCGGGCCATGTATATCATGGGAGAAGATCCTGTGCTGACCGATGCCGACGCCAATCATGTGCGCAAAGGCCTGGGGGCTCTGGATTTCCTGGTTGTTCAGAACATCTTTATGTCTGAGACTGCCGAACTGGCCGATGTCATTTTGCCGGGGGCCAGCTTTGCGGAAAAGGACGGCACGTTCACGAATACCGAGCGCCGGGTGCAACGGGTTAATCGGGCGATTAAGCCGATCGCCAATACGAAGGCCGACTGGGAAATCATTTGCGAGCTTGCCAACCGGATGGGTTACCCGATGACTTACCCATCGCCCGCAGAGATTATGCTGGAAGTTGCCTCGCTGGCACCGCAGTTTGCCGGCATTACCTATGAGCGTCTGGGCAAAAAAGGTCTGCAATGGCCGGTTCCCCATGCCGAACATCTGGGCACAAAGTTCCTGCATGCAGGGAAATTTACCCGCGGTAAAGGCGTGTTCATGGTGATTGAGCATCAACTGCCGGATGAGCTGCCTGATGAAGAGTACCCATTCCTGCTGACCACGGGCCGCAAGCTGCAGCATTATAACATCTCCACCCGTTTTTCGGCGGCGCTGGATGAGCATGCCCCCGAAGAATTGGCTGAGCTTAATCCTAAGGACGCCCGGCGATTGGGGATTCAGGATGGAGAGAAAATCAAGGTAGTTTCCCGCCGCGGCGAAGTAGTAACCAAGGTTTGGGTAACCAAACGAGTTCCGCCGGGAGTGCTCTTTATGACCCTGCACTACAGGGAGTCACCGACCAATGTCTTAACCAACGGAGCGTATGATAAAGTAACCAAGACCTACGAATATAAGGTCTGTGGTGTGCGTGTGGAAGCTCTGAAGTAA